From a single Vampirovibrio chlorellavorus genomic region:
- a CDS encoding SRPBCC family protein: MLIPFLRSLSWQSLRPQFVACLFAGLSLTAFWLALFSTPVFADSVEWQTLKQGKVVVKQYTAPNTVPSVEARILIPKPPEKVWTVVSDPETLLESERKVKQVKVLSRSANKQNVSFSVIMTSLFPAFNYILLQELSPPYLINFHRVSGSFKDIQGAWRLIPADNGTKTILSYTLKLDPGPLVPRSLLLTAVKSDLPNFMNNAKTSINKNLP, from the coding sequence GTGTTGATTCCATTTTTGAGGTCGCTGTCCTGGCAATCTCTCCGGCCACAGTTTGTTGCTTGCCTGTTTGCGGGTCTGAGCCTGACTGCTTTTTGGCTTGCTCTTTTCAGTACGCCGGTCTTTGCGGATTCCGTGGAATGGCAAACCCTGAAACAGGGCAAGGTGGTGGTCAAGCAATATACGGCTCCCAACACGGTGCCTTCGGTGGAGGCGAGAATACTGATTCCCAAACCGCCGGAAAAAGTCTGGACGGTGGTCAGTGATCCTGAAACCCTTCTGGAGTCTGAGCGGAAGGTAAAACAGGTTAAAGTGCTGTCTCGATCCGCCAACAAACAGAACGTCTCTTTTAGTGTCATCATGACCAGTTTGTTTCCGGCCTTTAACTACATTTTGCTGCAAGAGTTATCGCCGCCGTATCTGATTAATTTTCATCGGGTCAGCGGCAGTTTTAAGGACATTCAGGGGGCCTGGCGGCTCATCCCGGCAGACAATGGCACCAAAACCATTTTGAGCTACACATTGAAACTGGATCCCGGCCCGTTAGTGCCCCGCAGCTTATTGCTGACCGCCGTGAAGTCCGATCTGCCAAATTTTATGAATAACGCCAAAACATCCATCAATAAAAATCTTCCTTAA